The Chlorocebus sabaeus isolate Y175 chromosome 11, mChlSab1.0.hap1, whole genome shotgun sequence genomic interval AGGAATAGAAAAGTTTAGGGAGGTAGCTGATAGGATAAGTGTGTATGTTAGTTTGTGGGACTCAAACTTGACTGATTCCTGGCTTTGGCTCcaaaaagtctattaaaaatcCATTTGTTATAGATAAGTCTTACAGCAAAATCTCACTGGAGAAAAATAGTGGACTCCATGTGACTTCTTCCTTTATTTGGTTACAGGGAGACATGTGACCTTTGTCATCCACCCTGTCACGTTTGTATTGAGCAGTATGGGTTGTGGAAAAGAGCTCAGAATGCTTGGAATTAACCTAAACTCCTAGAAAAGGAActgaaaatataggagaaaagactgaagaaaagaggaaaggaaatggagGGTTGTATTGAACCCTGACTAGCAACTCTTGAgcgaagaaagaggaaaaagggggaagaggggagctAAATTATCTCTGAGGCAACCCAGTCTTATGGCTGCCTGAACTAGTCTATACTGTGGGAATAAGGTAGACTCCATCGATTGCTGTGAAGTACCAGTGCACTTCTTGCTCTCTATTCCTAGTCACAGACAAATTTATCAGCAGTgcagtttcttctttttaagcttcatttaaataattattagtaGCACTTGGACCTTAGGTTAGGAAATCACTGTTTAATGATTTAAAGATTAACCAGCATGGAAATCCCATTCTTTATATGATTGGGGAAAATTATTAAACTTGAGATTGTTTCACTTTGTAGCAAATGTCtaaaggcagatttttttttttttttttttttttgaggaggagtttccctcttgttgcccaggctggagtgcaatggtgccatcttggctcacccgcaacctccgcctcccaggttcaagcaattctcctgcctcagcctcctgagtagcagggattacaggcatgtgccaccacgtccagctaattttctatttttagtagagacatggtttctccatattgatcaggctggtctcaaactcctgacctcaggtgatccacccacctcagcctcccaaagtgctgggattacaagtgtgagccactgcgcctggcctaaaggcAGAGTTTTAAAGGTGGAATATGATGCAAGTCTGCCTTTCTTAGGATGATCTAAGTTACATGTTAATAACGTACTTGGAGATCTAGCATAGAATGCACTCAGCACTGTAAATCACAACTTAATAATGCTTGCCTTGATATGCTCTGTTGCTCTGAGCAAACTGTGTGGGCTGTTATCTCCTGAGAAATCCCTGTAAATGGTATTAGTAATACTTTATAAGTAGGTTGGGAGAATATAGTTTTCTAAGGCATTTTGAAATGCTTAGATGAAAGGGTCTTTATGTAGCAAATTGGTGTCAGCCTATTTTCCTTCCTCGGAGCCTGGAGAAAATAGGCACCATAGGGTGGGAAGGGTTGGCTTATCTTCGTAAATAGCTATTGTTGAATTTAAAGTGGATGTGAGCAACTCCTAAGAATATCGTTCACTGTAAAAGCAGACTTTTTTGGATTTGGGTCTTGGAATTCTTAGCTGTATTTTCACCTAAGATTTAAAACAAGTTTAAATACTGGTTTGTAATTGGCCAGACTTGGGAAAGATATGATCCTTTAATGATCCTGGGTCTCAACTTACCTATCTctcattgtttctttatttcagaAGAGGGATAAGAACTTTTTCTGAAGAGCAGTCAACTTTTCCTTTCAGTGTATAGGATTACTTCCACGAATCTGTGAACTTAATCTTTGCTGCCAAATAACTTGCAGTAGATGCTGGGACagttttaaatctattttaatttatacattcagtACATAAGTGCATCCATGTAAAAACAGCTATGTTTGGAAGATGTAAAACccagcttttgtttttgagaagctGACAATCTAATAGCATAGGATAATATACACGTACAACTAACCGTAATGCATGGTGTTTTGAAAAATGCATGTATTTCCCTGAATTACCCCtagttaataaaataattggGGGCAAATGGTAATATAAGGATTTTGGAGTAACTTAATACTACTAGATTTTGCTGTTTATGCATTTGCAAAAAACCTTCTGCTAATGCTAAAGAAATACGAACAAGTCTATCTGCATAAAGGATGGTAGGGCTAATTTACTTCCTGGTGCTGTGAAACTGGCAGTTGGACAGGTGCAGTTGTGGGTGTCTTTTTTTTAAGGTGCACCTGCTGCAGGTTTGGAAAGCTGTTGATGCCCATGGGTTGGTTGTGTGCATGTTCTCTTTAAAAACCAGATGTATTAATTCCCGTTGTTAAGTATACTTTGCTATTTGCTACTGGTGAGACAGATAAGCGGAGTCCTGTGGTTAACTGCACTTGAGTTTCCAGTGACCCCATTAAATCCAATGGGTAAATTTTCCAGCGCAGCTTAGTCACCCAGTTTACAGATTAAGCTTTCATATCCTTAGATTGTTTCTGAAATCTTCATAGCTTTGCTGACCTTTTAGGGTTCAGAGTTCTTACCCATTCAGTGTCGGTGGCCTTTAGATGTTGGCAAGCTTCCAAGTAAATAGCTCTTTTGCAGAGATCTCTACCCATCATTCTATTCTTCCACTCCTGAATGGTGGAGAACCAAAGTTCACTTGAGTAATGCGAGCACTCAGTTTCCTGCAGGGGTTAGCACGCATACTGGAGGCTCCCCGGACCCCACAGATCTTCGGGATGGGGTGATGGAGGGGATTTGGTTTTTAAAGAGGACCTGTGAAAGTAATTAACCCGATTTACATTTGTATAATAAGTCTAAACACCACCTTGCAAAAGAACTGAGAGTTCGGCCTGTTTAATGGAGTTTCTGCTTTTCACGGGCCTTGGCCTTACCGGCGGTTACAGTCCAGCCAGATTTAgttcacaaaaaaacaaaaccctcggTCGACCTCACTGCGGTATATGATGGCAGCGATCGTTTTAAAGCGCAGGACCTTTAGTGTCCTCAACAGTTTTGTCTCAAGTTGtccaaaagtgttttttttaaagtgaggtgATCCAGTCGGTAAACGCTTTGAAAAAGAACAGCTGTGCCCTGAGCGGGCTTAAGTCGCTTTTGGGGTCGGGGCCCATTATTGCGCGTGTTCGGTGCGCGGCGCTTGCCTATGAGCCAGCGCCTCGGGTCGTGGCGCATCCGGGCCGGGGCGGGGCTGTCTTCCCGCGGAGCGTGCTGGGGGCGGGTCGCGCCGGGCCGGGCCGCTAATGCGCATGGGCGGGCGTCCGCAGCTCCAACTGCCGCCAGTTTCCACAAGCTGGGAGGGCCGTTACCCGGAGATACCAGTGGCCGGCATGTCGGTTGAAAAAGCTTCCCGCAAGGGAGacgaagagaaaggagaggagcagCTCGTGGTCATCCATAGTAGCGAGTACGCGGCGAAGCCGGCGGCGGCGGAGGGAGCGCCGATGAAGATGGATGTGGCGGTGAGGGTCTCGGGCTGCTCCGAAGACCTCAGCTCTGGGGAGGCCGACATAGACCCAAAACTCCTGGAGCTCACCGCTGACGAGGAGAAGTGCCGCAGCATCCGCAGGCAGTACCGGCAGCTCATGTACTGCGTGCGGCAGAACCGGGAGGACATCGTGAACTCGGCGAACAACTCCTTGACCGAGGCTCTGGAGGAAGCCAACGTCCTGTTTGATGGAGTGAGCCGAACCAGAGAAGCAGCCCTCGACGCCCAGTTTCTTGTGATGGCTTCTGACTTGGGTAAAGAAAAGGCAAAGCAGTTAAACTCTGACCTGAACTTCTTTAATCAGTTAGCATTTtgtgactttctgtttctgttcgGGGGTCTGAATTGGATGGAAGGCGAGCCTGACGACTTGAGTGATTGTGATGATAACACAGCTCTTTCCTTCTGGAAGGCAATGGAAAAGGAAGCAACATCCTGGATGGTAAAAGCTGAGacattccattttgtttttggttcattCAAACTAGAACCTTCTGCACCAAAGCCCCGACTTGAACACCAGAAGAAAGTTCGCAAGATGGAGGAAAATGGGAATATGCCTACAAAGTTGCGGAAGCTGGACCTGAGTAGTTATCCAGAAGCGacagaaaaaaacatagaaaggATTTTGGGATTGTTGCAAACCTACTTTCGAAAGTATCCTGATACTCCTGTGTCCTATTTTGAGTTTGTGATTGATCCAAACTCTTTTTCTCGTACTGTGgagaatatattttatgtttcttttattgtaAGAGATGGTTTTGCAAGAATAAGGCTTGATGAAGACAGGCTGCCAATATTAGAGCCGATGAATGTTAACCAAATGGGTGAGGGAAATGATTCCAGTTGCCATGGTAGGAAACAGGGAGTCATATCTCTGACTTTACAGGAGTGGAAAAACATTGTGGCAGCTTTTGAAATTTCTGAGGCTATGATTACATACTCCTCATACTAAAGATTTAGTATAGGatcctttttgtgtgtttttctgaaGTTATCTCAAATGGAGAGTCAAATGTAAACTGAAGCACATATTGTATGTCTTGTAAAGTGAAAAAGTATCTTCAAGAACATCAGACATTGTTTTACTGTGCAGCATATTTTTCTTAGTAATTTATAAGCTCATGATcttctgttattaaaaaaaattcgTTGGCATATTTATGGGAGCGTTTTATTGAATGCCCTTTAAgactattaataaaaacaagtttttGGATACCAAATTAAGGGATATTTGATAATTTGCAAAACATAATAATTTACGAAAATCAATTATGATGCTCTGTGATACATTGCTTTCTCTGTCATAGGGAACCAAGAGAATCCCAGAAAGAGTTCCTAACCAGGTTGGGAAAAGAGTGGGtaaaaaacaaaagtggaaaaaaagcaaacaaacaacaacttgTCTGTAAGGCAGTTAATATGCaacattaagaataaaaaagtcaTTGCAAAGAAGACAGGATTTATGAGGGAGTATCCATATTCTTAACAGTTTCTGTTATTAGACTCAGCAAATGTAGTGTGTCTGCTGTAGTAGTTGAGGTGTCACCTAAGGGCTGAAAGTTGAGTAGAAACGCGGAGAAGGAAAAGGCATTCTAGGCAGGAGAATAGCAAGGTAAAATGCATGGAATTGTTAGAAGTTAGGCACGAGAGGACCAATTAGATTTATGGAAAAACTGTTATATTTGATTGTTAAGCTGGGCAACAATTGAATAACTTCATCTATTAGTATCCTCAGAAGATATTTTTGTCTAACTATTATACGTTGAACACAAAATCTTTTGCTGTCCGTTTGTAGTTTTTATCTACTGAATTTCTTCTCTGGCCCCTAGTGTCCCTTTGTGGTCTTTGCTAGTACATAGAATGTCCTTCAGAATCTGCACTGTTTCATCATGTAACAACTTTGAATATTTGTCCCactttaattttgcatttttatctttttttttccttgagacaagtgtcactcttgttgcccaggctggggtgcagtggtgcgatcttggcccactacaacttctgcctctggggttcaggcaattcttgtgcctcagcctcccaagtagccgggattacaggtgcgtgccatcacacctagcaaatacctgcctcggcctcccaaagtgctgggattacaagtgtgagccaaatTTTGCATTTCTTAATAGGGTTTTAAATGCCAGGAAACTGACCCTGCTTGAAACTGAAACATGTTAGTTTATCTAGATGTTCTTCACTTAGTGTAAAGCCATaaaggcttttttctttctgttgcttgcagttgttttaagaatataaattacAACCTTATTTGGAGATTATTGCCAAAAGTTTGGGTCATTAGGAAAACAACTTGAGAAGGTGCAGTAAGCATGCCcataaactttttttcctttgatcctTATAGAAGCTTAAGTTTTGGTAGTCGTGGAATTTtgccattaaacaataatttggCAAATGTTTAGGCATCTGTTTTGCATAGCAGTGGCAAACTTTCCTAGTAAGTCTAGTAGTACAGGAAAGAGAAATCCAAAGACTCAACAAATGATACCAAGACTGAGAGGAAGGATCTTTCATGTATGGGGATGAGGTTCTTCACCAATAATACAGTAGTGGTTTTAGCAAAAACAGAACTTTCTTATGAAACTTGgccaattattttctaaattagttCCTCCTTTCACATACTAAAGAGCGCTCACCCTTGCTAGTGTCTAGTATCCTTTGATTTATAGTAGCAGTCATGGAAGTATCATTTGATCTCAGTGATCCTCATTTCCAGCATGTCTCTACCAACCAAGTTCCTTGGGTTTTGCAGAGATCTGCTGTTGGAAGAAAAAGTACTCTTAATGACAGCAAACAGATCCCGCCCCGATACTTTACTGACAATCAGTTGCTCTGTTGAATGCCTCATGTCTTTACTAGGAGTATTTGACAGTGATGATTTAAAAGCATTAATAGATCATCTGGAGGCTTAGGAGAGGTAATTTTTTGGGTCTTCTCTAATAGCTGTTAAAATACGAAGTTGACCACTACTGTTTCTATTTGTACTGGTTGGCATGAGGTGTGATGGATTGCCTcatcatttttgaaattttgaaattaaagtgACTGGTTACCTTGAAGCAAAAAGGAAATTATAGAGATTAAGAATCAAACTGCAAATCTGCTTGTTTCTTGCTAATATAGagaactttatttaattttttggagacagagttttcactcgttgcccaggctggaatgcaatggcacaatctcggcttactgcaacctccacctcctgggttcaagtgattctcctgcctcagcctcccacgtaactgggattacaggcacccgccaccacgcctggatgatttttgtacttttagtagagacagggtttcactatattggccaggctggtcttgaacttctgacctcgtgattcgcctgctttggccacccaaagtgctgggattccaggtgtgagccaccacgcccggcttaggGTACTTTAAATTTTGCAGGTTCAGTTAGCTGAAAtgtaggataatttttttttttttttttgagacagggtcttgctctgttgcccagagcacaatcctggcttactgcagtcGCCTTGATCTCTCGGACTCAagtgagtcttctgcctcagcctcccgagtagctggggcgaCAGCTGCATGCctccacactcagctattttttttgtttcggAAGAGagaaggtctcattatgttgcccaggctggtcttgaactcccagacttaagcaatcctcctgccttggcctcccaaagtgttgggaattacaggtgtgagccaccacgcccagcctaggacaatatttttaagaaatactttaaaaatattttgagaatatttttaaataatagaactTTATTGAATGGTAGAACCACTTGCTGGTCAAAGGATCTGGGATCAGATCCTCATTCTATAACATTCTAGTTATGTACTTtggataaattattatttaacctGTAAACATCAGGTTTGTCATTTGCCATGTGGGAATAATGCCTCTTAAGTTTACAGTAAGAATCAAAGTAGAAAATGTTTGTGATAAGTACTTTGAGATATGAATTATGGTATGTAGTATAGTTGGAAAAGCAAGAGGTTTGTAATCTCTGAAATTGAACGTGGGCTCAATTCTTGGCTCGTGGGCAAGTTTCTTTCTCTGAGGGCCTCTATACTATATGAAATGGGAATAAACATCTGACTGGAAGACTTTGAGATAATGtataaaaaaaacttttctcATTGTAGACTCTCATGTTAGTGCCTCACTCTCTAGTTCAGAGTCAGCAAATTCCATGATGCCACCTCCCTCCATAGTGATATCTCTGTAATGGTTCATTTACTTTCCTTTGAGTCTCTGACCATTTGTCATGCTTTTTAGACCCTTGTCCTGGAGAATGTATTACCAAGTGATTGGTAATTAATTTATTCCACAACTGTTTGAATGCCCATTTTGCCAGTCACTATTCTAGGAACTGGTTGAAAAATGGTGGATAGAAAACTGCCCACCTTTCACGATTTCATGTTTTAGTGGGTATATTAGTTTCCTTttgctgctctaacaaattacCAAACATTTAGTGGTTTTAAATAACACTATTTTACAGTTGTGGAAGTTGGATGCTAAAATCCAGTTATCAATAGGTctggttccttctggaagctctgaggCAGAATCTGTtcccttgcctttttcagcttccaAAGCCTACCTGGATTCCCTGGCCCACAATCTGTCActtcctctattttctttctttttttttttttttgagacggagtctcgccctgtcacccaggctggagtgcagtagcacaatctcagctcactacaagctccgcctcctggattcacgccattctcctggctcagcctcctgagtagctgggactacaggcgtccgccaccacacctggctaatttttttgtatttttagtggagacggagtttcaccatgttggccaggatggtctcaatctcctgacctcgtgatctgcctgcctgggcctcccaaagtgctgggattacaggcgtgagccaccgcacctggccacttcCTCTATTTTCAAAGCTGGCAATGCAACCGCTTGCTTCTGTCCTCACATCTCCTAGTACTATAATCaagtctccctctgcctcctccttataacacttgtgattacattgggcctaGTGGGATAATCCTGGAAAATCTCTCTCTAGAACCTTAATCACTCTTTACACGTAACATAGTCACTGGTTCTAGGGATCCAGACTTTGACATTGGAGAACTATTGTTCACCCTATCGTGGAGAAAGACAACATATTCCTGTTAACGATGATAGCTCTGAAGAAGAATTGCTTGGATAGAGGTTGAAGTGCTGCCTGAGAAGAAGGGTTAAGGGGAGGCTCTTTGAAGGAGGCATTTGAAATATAATCTCTTATTCATAAATCATTTACCagaatacagtcatgcactgtaTAAGGTCAATCATGTGTTACACATGAGATCAACAATAGACCACGTATATGGTGGTGGTTCCATTAAGATTAGACTGTCCCCTAGTGAGGTAGTAGTGCTCCCAAAGTCTGGGGCCACAGAGATGAAAGACAGGATACCCACCCTTGCAGAGTTGATGGGATTGTGTAATGGTGGTAGGGGGATCTCAGAGGAGGAACACCCAACTcaagatgtattagtccattttcacactgctgataaagacatacccaagactgggcaattttcaaaagaaaggggtttaatgatccacagttccacatggctggggaggcctcacaatcatggaggaaggcaaggaggagcaagccaCATCTTaacgtggatggtggcaggcaaagagagagattgggcagggaaactcccccttataataccgtcagatttcatgagactcattcgctatcaagagaacagcacagggaatacctgcccccatgattcaattacctcccaccaggtccttcccacaacatgtgggaattcaatttgggtggggacacagccaaactatatcacaaggGCTGTTAAGTAAAGGCTTCTAATTTAAGCTTGAAGGGCATGAAGGGGTTGGAGTGGAGAAAAG includes:
- the EID3 gene encoding EP300-interacting inhibitor of differentiation 3; protein product: MSVEKASRKGDEEKGEEQLVVIHSSEYAAKPAAAEGAPMKMDVAVRVSGCSEDLSSGEADIDPKLLELTADEEKCRSIRRQYRQLMYCVRQNREDIVNSANNSLTEALEEANVLFDGVSRTREAALDAQFLVMASDLGKEKAKQLNSDLNFFNQLAFCDFLFLFGGLNWMEGEPDDLSDCDDNTALSFWKAMEKEATSWMVKAETFHFVFGSFKLEPSAPKPRLEHQKKVRKMEENGNMPTKLRKLDLSSYPEATEKNIERILGLLQTYFRKYPDTPVSYFEFVIDPNSFSRTVENIFYVSFIVRDGFARIRLDEDRLPILEPMNVNQMGEGNDSSCHGRKQGVISLTLQEWKNIVAAFEISEAMITYSSY